A region from the Gavia stellata isolate bGavSte3 chromosome 12, bGavSte3.hap2, whole genome shotgun sequence genome encodes:
- the LRRN1 gene encoding leucine-rich repeat neuronal protein 1 yields MAKVRVVLTVCQLVLELLMNSLTESSIQSNECPQLCVCEIRPWFTPQSTYREATTVDCNDLRLTKIPSNLSSDTQVLLLQSNNIAKTTDELQQLFNLTELDFSQNNFTSIKDVGLSNLTQLTTLHLEENQITEMTDYCLQDLCNLQELYINHNQISSISANAFSGLKNLLRLHLNSNKLKVIDSRWFDSTPNLEILMIGENPVIGILDMNFKPLSNLRSLVLAGMYLTDIPGNALVGLDSLESLSFYDNKLVKVPQLALEKVPNLKFLDLNKNPIHKIQEGDFKNMLRLKELGINNMGELVSVDRYALDNLPELTKLEATNNPKLSYIHRLAFRNVPALESLMLNNNALNAVYQKTVESLPNLREISIHSNPLRCDCVIHWINSNKTNIRFMEPLSMFCAMPPEYRGQQVKEVLIQDSNEQCLPMISHETFPNHLNLDIGMTVFLDCRAMAEPEPEIYWVTPLGNKVTVESLSDKYKLSSEGTLEISNIQVEDSGRYTCVAQNIEGADTRVATIRVNGTLLDGTQVLKIYVKQAESHSILVSWKVNSNVMTSNLKWSSATMKIDNPHITYTARVPVDVHEYNLTHLQPSTDYEVCLTVSNIHQQTQKSCVNVTTKNAAFALDISDQDTSTALAAVMGSMFAVISLASISVYIAKRFKRKNYHHSLKKYMQKTSSIPLNELYPPLINLWEGDSEKDKDGSAETKPTQVDTSRSYYMW; encoded by the coding sequence ATGGCGAAGGTTAGAGTTGTTTTAACTGTTTGCCAGCTGGTGCTAGAATTGTTAATGAATTCATTAACTGAGTCTTCCATACAGAGTAACGAATGTCCACAGCTTTGTGTATGTGAAATCAGGCCATGGTTTACACCACAGTCAACGTACAGGGAAGCCACAACAGTTGACTGCAATGACCTTCGATTAACAAAAATCCCCAGCAATCTTTCCAGTGACACTCAAGTCCTTCTGTTACAAAGCAACAACATTGCGAAGACCACAGATGAACTCCAACAGCTGTTTAATTTAACAGAATTGGATTTTTCCCAAAATAACTTCACAAGTATCAAAGACGTGGGGCTCTCAAATCTTACTCAACTTACTACTTTGCACCTGGAGGAAAACCAGATAACAGAGATGACTGACTACTGCTTGCAAGACCTTTGCAATCTTCAGGAGCTATATATAAATCACAACCAGAtcagcagcatttctgcaaatGCATTCTCTGGCCTGAAGAATCTTTTGAGATTACATCTCAACTCCAACAAATTAAAGGTTATTGACAGCCGTTGGTTTGATTCTACCCCTAACTTGGAGATTCTCATGATTGGAGAAAATCCCGTGATTGGAATACTAGATATGAATTTCAAACCACTCTCAAATTTAAGGAGTCTAGTTTTGGCAGGTATGTATCTCACAGACATTCCTGGCAATGCCTTGGTAGGCTTGGATAGTCTAGAAAGTCTTTCCTTCTATGACAACAAATTGGTAAAAGTTCCTCAGCTTGCACTTGAGAAAGTTCCAAATTTAAAATTCCTGGATCTCAACAAAAACCCGATTCATAAAATTCAAGAaggtgattttaaaaacatgctcAGATTGAAAGAGCTTGGGATCAATAATATGGGAGAACTCGTTTCTGTTGATAGGTATGCGCTGGACAACCTGCCTGAACTTACAAAGCTTGAAGCCACCAACAATCCAAAGCTGTCTTACATACACCGTTTGGCATTTCGCAACGTTCCTGCCCTGGAGAGCTTGATGCTGAACAACAATGCCTTGAATGCAGTCTACCAAAAGACAGTGGAATCCCTTCCAAACCTGCGTGAGATCAGTATTCACAGTAACCCACTCAGGTGCGACTGTGTCATTCACTGGATCAACTCAAACAAAACCAATATCCGTTTCATGGAACCTCTCTCCATGTTTTGTGCTATGCCTCCAGAATACAGAGGACAGCAGGTGAAGGAAGTGTTAATACAGGATTCAAACGAACAATGTCTTCCAATGATCTCTCATGAGACTTTTCCAAATCACTTGAACTTGGACATCGGCATGACAGTGTTTTTAGATTGTCGGGCCATGGCAGAACCCGAGCCAGAAATTTACTGGGTCACTCCTCTCGGCAATAAAGTAACTGTTGAAAGTCTCTCTGACAAATACAAGCTGAGTAGCGAAGGCACCTTGGAAATCTCTAACATCCAGGTTGAAGACTCTGGGAGGTACACCTGTGTTGCTCAAAACATAGAAGGGGCTGACACGAGGGTCGCTACTATCCGGGTGAACGGAACGCTTTTAGATGGTACCCAGGTTCTGAAAATCTACGTTAAGCAAGCCGAATCGCATTCCATCTTAGTTTCTTGGAAAGTAAATTCCAACGTCATGACTTCCAATTTAAAATGGTCATCGGCCACTATGAAGATTGACAACCCTCACATTACATACACTGCTAGGGTCCCGGTTGATGTACATGAATATAACCTCACGCATTTACAACCGTCTACAGATTATGAAGTGTGTCTAACTGTGTCAAATATCCATCAGCAAACACAGAAGTCCTGCGTTAATGTAACAACAAAAAACGCAGCTTTTGCGCTAGATATTTCAGACCAAGACACCAGCACTGCCCTCGCAGCAGTAATGGGATCCATGTTTGCTGTCATTAGCCTCGCCTCCATTTCTGTTTATATTGCAAAaagatttaagagaaaaaactACCACCATTCAttgaaaaaatatatgcaaaagaCCTCTTCAATCCCACTGAATGAGCTCTACCCTCCACTTATTAATCTCTGGGAAGGTGACAGTGAAAAAGACAAGGATGGTTCTGCAGAGACCAAGCCGACCCAAGTCGACACATCCAGAAGCTATTACATGTGGTAA